A single genomic interval of Shewanella halotolerans harbors:
- a CDS encoding branched-chain amino acid aminotransferase, which translates to MQINYNLKPASERRTQQFKPETNVGFGNLRTDHMFLMDYRDGEWRDPRVVPYGPFEMAPGAMALHYGQSIFEGAKAFMHDDGEIYTFRLNKNAERLNLSGEVVCIPPVPEAMQLAGINALIDVDRLWFPMQDGACLYIRPFVFATEDRLSVSPSQQYTFCVMLSPSGAYYADGFDKAIRLLITERFHRAVSGGTGASKAAGNYAASLRAGKAAAEYGAAQVLYLDANNKQIEEVGAMNHFHVLKDGTIIIPKFTDTILKSITSQSIMELGEALGCEVRQETVMLDKFVADIESGEIVEAGGFGTAAVVSPVGSYIFEDHRVLTVGDGQVGEHTRRIYQVLTDIQKGKRQGPEGWMQKVERVAP; encoded by the coding sequence ATGCAAATAAATTACAATTTAAAACCTGCGTCTGAACGCCGAACACAGCAGTTTAAGCCCGAGACCAATGTTGGTTTTGGCAATCTTAGAACTGACCATATGTTTTTGATGGATTACCGCGATGGGGAGTGGCGGGATCCTAGGGTAGTCCCTTACGGACCATTCGAGATGGCGCCCGGTGCCATGGCACTGCACTATGGTCAGTCCATCTTCGAGGGGGCTAAGGCCTTCATGCATGACGATGGTGAGATCTATACCTTCCGTTTAAACAAGAATGCCGAGCGTCTCAACCTGAGTGGTGAGGTGGTCTGTATTCCTCCTGTTCCCGAGGCGATGCAGTTGGCGGGTATCAATGCCCTGATCGATGTCGACAGGCTCTGGTTTCCGATGCAGGATGGGGCCTGTCTCTATATTCGTCCCTTCGTGTTTGCCACCGAAGACAGACTCTCGGTGAGTCCGAGCCAGCAATATACCTTCTGTGTCATGTTGAGCCCGAGTGGCGCCTATTATGCCGATGGCTTCGATAAGGCGATTCGTCTGCTGATCACCGAGCGATTCCACCGCGCGGTATCTGGTGGCACGGGTGCTTCTAAGGCGGCGGGTAACTATGCTGCCTCGCTCAGAGCGGGTAAGGCCGCAGCGGAATACGGTGCGGCCCAGGTATTGTATCTCGACGCCAACAACAAGCAGATCGAAGAGGTGGGTGCCATGAACCACTTCCACGTGCTTAAAGATGGCACCATCATCATACCTAAATTTACCGATACCATTTTGAAGTCTATTACCTCGCAATCCATCATGGAGCTGGGAGAAGCGCTTGGCTGTGAGGTGCGCCAAGAGACGGTCATGCTGGACAAGTTTGTTGCCGATATCGAGTCTGGCGAGATCGTCGAGGCCGGTGGCTTCGGTACCGCCGCCGTGGTGTCGCCAGTGGGCTCTTATATCTTCGAAGACCATAGAGTATTGACGGTCGGTGATGGCCAGGTGGGCGAGCATACCCGCCGCATCTATCAGGTGCTGACGGATATCCAGAAGGGTAAGCGTCAGGGCCCTGAAGGCTGGATGCAAAAGGTTGAGCGCGTCGCGCCCTAA
- a CDS encoding GntR family transcriptional regulator, which produces MALDAITTLDTETPALTLADKALQAIQTSIIKGELAPGNKINEQMLAQRYGISRGPTREALLTLERRRLIVRIPHVGARVAQLSIDELNDLYRLRSVLEGMACELAAKHITPTALMQLQRLMDSQEAALAKGDTYFQQDGDVDFHYRIIRASGSRHLQETLIGNLYHLLRMYRYQCTSESRPTRAIAEHRRIVEAIAAGDGELASLLMRRHIEQGRINTEKRLKALQAE; this is translated from the coding sequence ATGGCGTTAGATGCAATAACCACATTAGACACAGAGACGCCCGCACTCACCCTGGCCGATAAAGCCTTACAGGCGATCCAGACCAGTATCATCAAGGGAGAACTCGCCCCCGGCAATAAGATCAACGAGCAGATGCTTGCCCAACGCTACGGCATCAGCCGCGGCCCCACCCGGGAAGCCCTGCTGACCCTGGAGCGTCGTCGTCTCATCGTCAGAATCCCCCATGTCGGTGCCCGCGTCGCTCAACTTTCGATAGATGAACTCAACGACCTCTATCGTCTGCGCAGCGTGTTGGAAGGCATGGCCTGCGAGCTGGCCGCGAAACATATTACGCCAACGGCACTGATGCAACTGCAACGCCTGATGGATAGTCAGGAAGCGGCACTGGCCAAGGGCGACACCTATTTTCAACAAGATGGTGATGTGGATTTCCACTACCGCATCATACGCGCCAGCGGCAGTCGCCACCTGCAGGAAACGCTAATCGGCAACCTCTACCACCTGCTGCGCATGTATCGTTATCAATGCACCAGCGAGAGCCGGCCGACCAGGGCGATCGCCGAACACAGACGCATTGTCGAAGCCATTGCCGCTGGCGACGGCGAATTGGCCAGCCTCTTGATGCGACGTCATATTGAACAGGGTCGAATCAATACAGAGAAACGACTTAAGGCGCTACAGGCAGAGTAG
- a CDS encoding acyltransferase, giving the protein MLNFLPGPLLFALSLTLLIINTVLWSTLICVGGIIKLLLPITLLRTGITHLMNRCMWSWASLNGGILFLIAKIEWDIEGLEGLKKDGWYLLISNHLSGFDIAALTYVLRNNIPMLKFFLKKELLYVPFLGLGCWALDMPFMNRTSAKQLRKNPKLKGKDLETTRRSCEKFRTIPTSIINYVEGSRFTPEKKARQRSPYRYLLRPKAGGIAFTISAMGEQFTSLLNVTLVYPDSADNTLSEVMHGKVKRIVVRIESMPVPEVDDQQYFNDAECRAQFQRWLNGVWQQKDEQIHQILTRYNSDQLVSEETRSLAESR; this is encoded by the coding sequence ATGCTAAATTTTTTACCCGGACCCCTCCTGTTTGCGCTTAGCCTGACCTTGTTGATCATCAACACTGTGTTATGGAGTACTTTGATCTGCGTTGGCGGCATAATTAAACTCCTGCTACCGATCACACTGCTGCGCACCGGGATCACTCACTTGATGAATCGCTGCATGTGGAGCTGGGCCAGCCTCAATGGCGGCATTCTGTTTTTGATCGCCAAGATAGAGTGGGATATCGAAGGGCTTGAAGGACTGAAGAAAGATGGCTGGTACCTGCTGATCAGCAATCATCTCAGCGGGTTCGACATCGCCGCCCTCACCTATGTGCTGCGTAACAACATCCCTATGCTCAAGTTCTTCCTGAAGAAAGAGCTGCTCTATGTGCCTTTCCTTGGCCTCGGTTGCTGGGCATTGGACATGCCTTTCATGAATCGCACCAGCGCCAAGCAGCTGCGTAAAAACCCTAAACTCAAGGGCAAAGACTTAGAGACCACCCGCCGCTCCTGTGAAAAGTTTAGGACCATTCCTACCTCTATCATCAACTATGTGGAAGGTAGTCGCTTCACCCCGGAGAAGAAGGCTCGTCAGCGCTCTCCATACCGCTATCTGCTGCGCCCAAAGGCGGGCGGCATCGCTTTTACCATCTCGGCCATGGGCGAGCAGTTTACCAGCCTGCTTAACGTCACCCTGGTCTATCCCGACTCGGCCGACAACACGCTATCCGAGGTGATGCACGGCAAGGTGAAACGTATCGTGGTGCGCATCGAATCTATGCCGGTGCCCGAGGTGGACGATCAGCAATATTTCAACGACGCCGAGTGTCGTGCCCAGTTCCAGCGTTGGCTCAACGGCGTCTGGCAACAGAAAGATGAGCAAATTCACCAGATCTTGACCCGCTACAACTCAGATCAGCTGGTTAGCGAAGAGACCCGCTCCCTGGCTGAGAGTCGCTAA
- a CDS encoding acyltransferase: protein MGAVLSLIRGSLAFSCYVINTLFWVIPILLVSIIKLIPITPLRTLCSYLLDHCATAWISVNTLIERLFHRVDVQIEGDSNLSPKEWYMVIANHQSWVDILVLQRIFNHKIPFLKFFLKQELLYVPVLGLAWWALDFPFMRRYSSAQLRKNPKLRGKDIEITRKACAKFKTKPVSVMNFVEGTRFRPEKHQKQNSEFNHLLKPKAGGMAFALSAMGEQIHKLVDVTIYYPGNTPSYWDYICGRVKQVRVHIKVSEIAPEMRGDYLNDRAYKISFQEQLNRIWQEKDAMLTKMAQQ, encoded by the coding sequence ATGGGCGCGGTGTTATCACTAATAAGAGGCAGCTTGGCATTTAGCTGTTATGTCATCAACACCCTTTTTTGGGTAATACCTATCTTATTGGTAAGTATAATAAAACTTATCCCTATCACGCCGCTACGTACCCTGTGTAGCTACCTGTTGGATCACTGCGCGACCGCCTGGATCAGCGTCAACACCTTAATCGAACGTCTGTTCCACCGAGTGGATGTTCAGATTGAAGGCGACAGCAATCTCTCCCCCAAGGAGTGGTACATGGTGATCGCCAACCACCAATCTTGGGTAGATATCTTGGTCCTGCAACGTATCTTCAACCATAAGATCCCTTTCCTGAAATTCTTCCTGAAGCAGGAGCTGCTCTACGTGCCAGTGCTGGGCCTCGCCTGGTGGGCGCTAGACTTCCCATTCATGCGCCGATACTCAAGCGCGCAACTGCGCAAGAATCCAAAGCTCAGGGGCAAAGATATCGAGATCACCCGTAAGGCCTGCGCCAAGTTTAAGACTAAGCCGGTCAGTGTGATGAACTTTGTCGAGGGCACCCGCTTTAGACCCGAGAAACATCAAAAGCAAAACTCAGAATTTAACCACCTGCTCAAGCCTAAGGCGGGTGGTATGGCTTTCGCCCTGTCGGCAATGGGTGAGCAGATCCATAAACTAGTCGATGTCACCATCTATTATCCAGGCAACACACCCAGCTACTGGGACTATATCTGCGGCCGGGTCAAACAGGTCAGGGTCCACATCAAGGTCAGCGAAATCGCTCCCGAGATGCGTGGCGACTACCTCAATGATCGCGCCTACAAGATCAGTTTTCAGGAACAACTCAATCGTATCTGGCAAGAAAAGGACGCCATGTTAACGAAAATGGCGCAGCAATAA
- a CDS encoding YifB family Mg chelatase-like AAA ATPase — protein MAIACVTTRASLGVAAPEVTVEVHLSNGLPAFSLVGLPETSVKEAKERVRSALINAGFEFPQRRITVNLAPADLPKQGGRYDLPIAIGILAASKQVPDTHLADHEFIGELALSGQIRPCNGILPVIIDARKQDKTLVLPLENRDDAELVGYRKCFFAAHLQGLAQYLHGQTSLPGLSQDLQWLDSQPDTDHKCLSDVIGQYQAKRALEIAAAGNHNLLFLGPPGTGKTMLASRMMQLLPPLDYDEALEVAAIHSVAGLSIPMQAFYQRPFRCPHHTSSAISLVGGGSHPKPGEISLAHRGVLFLDEVAEFPRKVLDCLREPMETGEVVISRAAAKLTFASRFQLIAAMNPSPCGDSANARATPDQIQRYLARLSGPFIDRFDLTIEVPRLPQGTLTSSQRGETSRDVAQRVHQARERQLSRAGVLNAELSGKLLTQTAGFSQKDLEFLEQSVNQLGLSVRSYHRLQRVARTIADLEQSKDVARHHIAQALGYRAMDRLLNSLKTPY, from the coding sequence ATGGCCATCGCCTGCGTCACCACGCGCGCCAGCCTGGGCGTGGCAGCTCCCGAAGTCACGGTCGAAGTGCATCTCAGCAATGGCTTGCCCGCCTTCAGCTTGGTGGGACTCCCGGAGACCTCGGTCAAGGAAGCCAAGGAGCGGGTACGCAGCGCCCTGATCAACGCCGGATTTGAATTTCCGCAACGCAGAATAACCGTCAATCTTGCCCCAGCGGATCTACCCAAGCAGGGGGGCCGCTACGATCTCCCCATCGCCATCGGCATACTGGCTGCCTCCAAGCAGGTGCCCGATACCCACTTAGCGGATCATGAGTTCATCGGCGAGCTAGCCCTCTCCGGGCAAATAAGGCCCTGCAACGGCATCTTGCCGGTGATCATAGATGCCCGCAAGCAGGACAAGACCTTAGTCCTCCCCCTGGAGAATCGAGACGACGCCGAACTGGTCGGTTATCGAAAGTGCTTCTTCGCCGCCCACCTGCAAGGCTTAGCCCAGTACCTGCACGGTCAGACTTCACTGCCAGGCCTGTCCCAAGATCTGCAGTGGCTGGACTCCCAACCAGACACAGACCACAAGTGCCTCAGCGATGTGATAGGCCAATATCAAGCCAAGCGCGCCCTGGAGATCGCCGCCGCAGGCAATCATAACCTATTATTTCTCGGTCCTCCGGGGACGGGTAAGACAATGCTGGCCAGCCGCATGATGCAGCTGCTGCCGCCACTGGACTATGACGAGGCGTTGGAGGTCGCCGCCATTCACTCGGTGGCGGGGCTCAGCATTCCCATGCAGGCTTTTTATCAACGCCCCTTTCGCTGCCCTCACCACACCAGCTCGGCCATCTCACTGGTGGGCGGTGGCAGCCACCCCAAGCCAGGCGAGATCTCCCTGGCCCATCGCGGCGTGCTCTTCCTCGACGAGGTCGCCGAGTTTCCCCGCAAGGTGCTCGATTGCCTGCGAGAGCCGATGGAGACAGGCGAGGTGGTGATCTCCCGCGCCGCCGCCAAGCTCACCTTTGCCAGCCGCTTTCAGTTGATCGCCGCCATGAACCCCAGCCCCTGCGGCGACAGCGCCAACGCCAGAGCCACCCCGGATCAGATCCAGCGCTATCTCGCCAGACTCTCGGGGCCCTTCATCGATCGCTTCGATCTCACCATAGAGGTCCCCCGGCTGCCCCAAGGCACACTCACCAGCAGTCAGCGTGGTGAAACCAGCCGAGATGTTGCTCAGCGAGTGCATCAGGCCAGGGAGCGCCAGCTGAGCCGCGCCGGAGTACTCAACGCCGAGCTGAGCGGCAAACTGCTCACGCAAACCGCAGGCTTCAGCCAGAAAGATCTCGAGTTTCTCGAGCAGAGTGTCAACCAGCTCGGGCTCTCGGTGCGCAGCTATCACAGGCTGCAGAGGGTTGCCCGCACCATAGCCGATCTTGAGCAGAGCAAAGATGTTGCACGCCACCACATCGCCCAAGCACTTGGCTATCGCGCCATGGATCGTCTGCTCAATAGCCTGAAAACGCCTTACTGA
- a CDS encoding hemolysin family protein: MSLLDNMLIILLLIGTSCFFSMSEIALAAARKIRLRQLADEGDPRAERVLQLQAHPGSFFTVVQIGLNAVAIMGGIVGESAFTPYIKAGLHSWVADPWLSQLSFVLSFIIVTSLFILIADLMPKRVAMAMPERVALVLVGPMTFCIRLLTPLVWVFNGLANAIFRLLQIPTARNDQVTSDDIYAVMDAGAEAGVLDKDEQQMIENVFEMQTVPVTAAMTARESLVYFLLQDDEEVIKRKIAEDPHTKFLVCDGQLDTIKGVVDAKELLIRVINGQSITLKDSTLVHNCLIIPDSLSLSESMEYFKNHRADFAVVMNEYALVVGIVTTNDLQSAVMGAWSLHESEEQIIARDKDSWLVDGVTPITDVMRAFGIEAFPQSQNYETIAGFMMFMLRKIPKRTDFVNFGGYKFEVVDIDAYKVDQLLVTRIPAEVPPLVAAVEQ, translated from the coding sequence ATGAGTCTACTAGATAACATGTTGATTATTTTGTTGTTGATCGGCACCAGTTGTTTCTTCTCCATGTCGGAGATCGCCCTGGCGGCGGCGCGTAAGATCCGCCTGCGTCAGCTGGCCGACGAGGGGGATCCCCGTGCGGAAAGGGTGTTACAGCTGCAGGCTCATCCCGGCAGTTTCTTTACCGTGGTGCAGATAGGGTTGAATGCGGTGGCGATCATGGGTGGTATCGTGGGTGAGTCCGCCTTTACCCCTTATATCAAGGCTGGATTACACTCTTGGGTGGCCGATCCCTGGCTTAGTCAGCTCAGCTTTGTGTTGTCATTTATCATAGTGACCAGCCTGTTTATCCTGATCGCCGACCTGATGCCCAAGCGGGTCGCCATGGCGATGCCTGAGCGGGTGGCGCTGGTGCTTGTCGGCCCCATGACCTTCTGTATCCGCCTGTTGACGCCCCTAGTATGGGTATTCAACGGTCTAGCCAATGCCATCTTTCGTCTATTGCAGATCCCCACGGCCCGTAACGACCAAGTGACCTCTGACGACATCTATGCCGTGATGGACGCAGGCGCCGAGGCGGGCGTGCTGGATAAGGATGAGCAGCAGATGATCGAGAACGTGTTCGAGATGCAGACGGTACCTGTCACCGCGGCCATGACGGCGCGGGAGAGCCTGGTCTACTTTCTGCTGCAGGACGATGAGGAGGTGATCAAACGCAAGATCGCCGAAGATCCCCATACCAAGTTTCTGGTGTGCGACGGCCAGCTGGACACCATCAAGGGGGTCGTCGACGCCAAGGAGTTGTTGATTCGGGTGATCAATGGCCAGAGTATCACCCTCAAGGACAGCACCTTAGTACACAACTGTCTGATCATCCCGGATAGCCTGAGCCTGTCGGAATCGATGGAATATTTTAAGAATCACAGGGCCGATTTTGCCGTGGTGATGAACGAATATGCCCTGGTGGTCGGCATAGTGACCACCAACGATCTACAGAGCGCCGTGATGGGCGCCTGGTCACTCCATGAGAGTGAGGAGCAGATCATCGCCCGGGATAAGGACTCCTGGCTGGTGGATGGCGTGACGCCGATAACTGACGTGATGCGCGCCTTCGGTATCGAGGCCTTCCCACAGAGTCAGAACTACGAGACCATCGCCGGTTTCATGATGTTTATGCTGCGTAAGATCCCCAAGCGCACCGATTTCGTGAATTTCGGTGGCTACAAGTTTGAGGTGGTGGATATCGATGCCTATAAGGTGGACCAGCTGTTGGTGACGCGCATTCCCGCCGAGGTTCCGCCCTTAGTGGCGGCAGTCGAGCAGTAA
- a CDS encoding GGDEF domain-containing protein: MPRNDTLNANALKGGDMTAFAIFIVLIGLMGLLASLIPTYQICLLKPPQTQGWHLLLFMIGMFIFGYLGFLWMLLNRETGTLETVVSLVFSAGGAFVWLVVKMSKKTIVKLQDTLEDKHYQAYHDSLTDLPNRHMLYETMERLIKENGSPFGFIMMDLNDFKMINDNLGHDAGDKVLEIIAYRIERIMPPQALPVRLGGDEFAVLMPKSELGQAQRLAKQIQKAVIEDIHCEGHLLAVGISIGIALYPQDGDDRKTLMKHADIAMYRSKQNNSDYETFSQVTDMPAPLGQFSP, encoded by the coding sequence ATGCCAAGGAATGACACACTCAACGCCAATGCACTGAAAGGGGGAGACATGACCGCCTTTGCCATTTTTATTGTATTGATCGGTTTGATGGGACTGCTCGCATCGCTCATTCCTACCTATCAGATCTGTCTGCTGAAACCACCACAGACACAAGGTTGGCACCTGCTGCTATTTATGATTGGCATGTTTATTTTCGGCTACCTGGGATTTCTGTGGATGCTGCTTAACCGGGAAACTGGCACGCTGGAAACCGTGGTCTCACTGGTATTTTCCGCCGGTGGTGCCTTCGTCTGGTTGGTGGTCAAGATGAGCAAGAAGACCATAGTCAAGCTGCAAGACACACTGGAAGATAAACACTACCAGGCCTATCACGATTCGCTGACCGATCTGCCCAATCGCCACATGCTGTATGAAACCATGGAACGGCTGATCAAGGAAAACGGCTCCCCCTTCGGCTTCATCATGATGGATCTCAACGACTTCAAGATGATCAACGACAACCTGGGCCACGACGCCGGTGACAAGGTGCTGGAGATCATTGCCTACCGTATCGAGCGCATCATGCCGCCCCAGGCACTTCCGGTGCGATTGGGGGGCGATGAGTTTGCCGTGCTAATGCCCAAGAGCGAGCTCGGCCAGGCCCAGCGTCTGGCTAAGCAGATCCAAAAGGCGGTGATCGAAGATATCCACTGCGAGGGCCATCTGCTCGCCGTTGGCATCAGCATAGGCATTGCCCTATACCCCCAAGATGGCGACGACAGAAAGACCCTGATGAAGCATGCCGACATCGCCATGTATCGCAGCAAACAGAATAACAGCGACTATGAGACCTTCTCACAGGTGACCGATATGCCTGCACCTCTGGGGCAGTTCAGCCCCTGA